Proteins encoded within one genomic window of Methanosarcina barkeri str. Wiesmoor:
- a CDS encoding RNA polymerase Rpb4 family protein translates to MIVKEVLSEELLTLAEVRELLTRITEERREKGLEVGYGFRKALRHAEQFSKISGEKSRELVNKLLELEKMKPSIAIRIADILPQSRDEIRSIYAKEKYTLSNEELDQILDYVLEAIE, encoded by the coding sequence ATGATAGTTAAGGAAGTCCTCAGTGAAGAATTATTGACCTTGGCCGAAGTCAGAGAACTACTTACCAGGATCACCGAAGAGCGCAGAGAGAAGGGGCTTGAAGTCGGATATGGATTTAGAAAAGCTCTCCGCCATGCTGAACAGTTCTCAAAGATCAGTGGAGAAAAATCAAGGGAACTGGTTAACAAGCTGTTAGAACTCGAAAAAATGAAGCCTTCAATTGCTATCAGGATCGCAGATATTCTGCCTCAATCCAGGGACGAAATCCGATCAATCTACGCTAAAGAAAAATATACCCTGAGCAATGAGGAGCTTGATCAAATTCTCGATTATGTGCTGGAAGCTATTGAATAA
- a CDS encoding 50S ribosomal protein L21e, with amino-acid sequence MTNSHGEKRCTRYKLQKTVRERGISPVSKAIQEFEEGQMVHIDIDPSIQKGMPNPKFQGSTGKIVGQRGRSYILEVRSGNAMKEVISLPQHLKPQKY; translated from the coding sequence ATGACAAACTCCCACGGCGAAAAACGCTGCACAAGGTACAAATTACAGAAGACAGTTCGTGAAAGAGGGATTTCCCCTGTAAGCAAGGCAATTCAGGAATTCGAAGAAGGGCAAATGGTTCATATTGACATTGACCCGAGCATTCAGAAAGGCATGCCTAATCCAAAATTCCAAGGTTCTACCGGAAAGATTGTAGGACAGCGCGGTCGTTCGTACATTCTTGAAGTCCGCAGCGGAAATGCGATGAAGGAAGTTATCTCTCTCCCTCAGCACCTTAAACCGCAGAAGTATTAA
- a CDS encoding tRNA pseudouridine(54/55) synthase Pus10 — translation MDVLEISKKILHEGPICDHCLGRQFAKLSTGLSNRERGQALKLALVLEGDRIYKAENDDSLLKELAPCSVFARKALGIEGEDEQCWVCLNQFKKLDEWADEAVKALEGLEYSTILVGTKVSGLLSENEEMLWAEAGTAYAEQLKTELNREVGKRIAEKVQKDVDFETPDITITLDLAKNKLDLQLRSVYILGRYRKLIRGIPQTRWPCRKCKGKGCESCNFTGKQYQESVDELIKGPVVEAFQAVDTAFHGSGREDIDALMLGSGRPFVVEAKSPVKRSTDLEELMRNINEKAAGKVEVREFSFTGKDMIETLKSSKADKTYKLKVTFKEPVSEEKLKSSLEALNGIEISQQTPRRVVHRRADLVRKRHVHSIKLDELTDEGYAYITVNCEGGLYVKELVSGDEGRTNPNLSGLLGIPALVEDLDVVNVDI, via the coding sequence ATGGATGTACTCGAAATTTCAAAAAAGATTCTGCATGAAGGCCCGATATGTGATCACTGTCTGGGCCGTCAGTTTGCAAAATTATCCACAGGCCTGAGCAACAGAGAACGTGGGCAGGCCTTGAAACTCGCCCTTGTCCTTGAAGGGGATCGTATTTATAAAGCTGAAAACGATGATTCCCTTCTCAAAGAACTTGCTCCTTGCAGTGTATTTGCAAGAAAGGCTCTTGGAATAGAGGGTGAAGACGAACAGTGCTGGGTCTGCCTTAATCAGTTTAAAAAGCTGGATGAATGGGCCGATGAAGCTGTAAAAGCCCTTGAAGGGCTAGAATATTCTACCATTCTTGTAGGCACAAAGGTCAGCGGGCTTCTGAGTGAAAACGAGGAGATGCTTTGGGCTGAGGCCGGAACTGCATACGCTGAACAGCTAAAGACCGAGCTGAACAGGGAAGTTGGCAAGCGGATAGCCGAAAAAGTCCAGAAAGATGTGGATTTCGAAACCCCTGATATTACAATTACCCTTGACCTCGCAAAAAACAAGCTTGATCTCCAGCTCCGCTCGGTATATATTCTAGGGCGCTACCGCAAACTTATCAGGGGAATTCCCCAGACGCGCTGGCCTTGCAGAAAATGCAAGGGCAAAGGATGTGAGAGCTGTAATTTTACAGGGAAACAGTATCAGGAATCCGTAGATGAGCTTATAAAAGGGCCTGTAGTTGAAGCTTTCCAGGCCGTTGATACGGCTTTTCACGGCTCTGGCAGGGAAGATATCGATGCCCTGATGTTGGGAAGCGGCAGGCCTTTTGTAGTAGAAGCAAAATCTCCTGTAAAGCGAAGCACAGACCTTGAAGAGCTTATGCGAAATATTAACGAGAAAGCTGCCGGAAAAGTTGAGGTAAGAGAGTTTTCCTTCACTGGAAAGGATATGATTGAGACTTTGAAAAGCTCAAAGGCGGATAAAACTTATAAGCTTAAAGTTACATTTAAAGAGCCTGTTTCGGAGGAAAAGCTTAAATCCAGCCTTGAGGCTTTGAATGGCATAGAGATCTCACAACAGACTCCAAGGAGAGTAGTTCACAGGCGGGCTGACCTTGTCAGGAAAAGACATGTGCACAGCATCAAGCTCGACGAACTGACAGACGAAGGTTACGCTTACATAACAGTAAACTGCGAAGGCGGGCTGTACGTAAAAGAGCTCGTTTCCGGAGATGAGGGCAGGACAAACCCGAACCTGAGCGGACTTTTAGGGATTCCTGCGCTTGTGGAAGATCTTGATGTGGTCAACGTCGATATTTAA
- the trmY gene encoding tRNA (pseudouridine(54)-N(1))-methyltransferase TrmY produces MRDIVIIGHKAYTSGDFTLNDLPGSAGRMDILCRCVSSALFLSFGMRRDVNVHLLLLGEPDPGKIIRFEGLHLRYLNPDERSSGSLIQKALQKNANEQDIRSTPGVWIRRGDLDSLLSKFEGRTLLYLREDGEDIRAIANEIRDPVFILGDHLGVTEEEEAQLLKAGAKIISVGPLSLHSNHCITLIHNELDRAEAERGEFPGEADSRVED; encoded by the coding sequence ATGCGCGATATCGTTATTATAGGGCATAAAGCATATACAAGCGGCGACTTTACATTAAATGATCTTCCAGGTTCTGCGGGAAGAATGGATATCCTTTGCCGTTGCGTGAGTTCTGCCCTTTTTCTCTCTTTCGGAATGCGCAGGGACGTAAATGTACACCTGCTCCTTCTGGGAGAACCTGATCCCGGAAAAATCATAAGGTTTGAAGGACTGCACCTGAGATACCTTAACCCGGACGAGCGGAGCAGTGGTTCACTTATCCAAAAAGCCCTTCAGAAGAACGCAAACGAACAGGATATCCGTTCCACTCCAGGTGTCTGGATTCGCCGAGGAGATCTAGATTCCCTGCTCTCAAAATTCGAGGGCCGCACTCTGCTCTACCTGAGAGAAGATGGAGAGGATATCAGAGCAATTGCAAATGAAATCCGCGATCCGGTCTTCATCCTTGGAGACCATTTAGGAGTTACTGAAGAAGAGGAAGCACAGCTCCTTAAGGCAGGGGCGAAAATTATCTCGGTAGGTCCTCTTTCCCTCCATTCTAATCACTGCATAACCCTTATACACAATGAACTGGACAGGGCTGAGGCTGAAAGGGGAGAGTTTCCCGGAGAAGCTGACAGCAGGGTCGAAGATTGA
- a CDS encoding metallophosphoesterase codes for MKILAISDPHGDYSKIAEMIEKAGDFDLVVIVGDITNFGPDEKVEELMEMFDKPVLAIPGNCDYKSILKALDASKATNLHGKAEQIGNIRFIGLGGSNPTPFNSPFELSEEEIENVLEGMVCSAENDKDCGTIVLLTHAPPYGARDELPLGHVGSKAIQKYLDRVDLIVCGHIHEAKGLEQVGKTVVVNPGEACKGSCTLITLGEKEENKPIEVEFIEV; via the coding sequence ATGAAGATACTGGCTATTTCTGACCCCCATGGAGATTATTCGAAGATAGCGGAAATGATTGAAAAGGCAGGGGATTTTGACCTTGTAGTCATTGTTGGGGACATTACCAATTTTGGGCCCGATGAGAAGGTTGAAGAATTGATGGAAATGTTTGACAAACCTGTACTTGCGATCCCAGGAAATTGCGACTATAAGAGCATCTTAAAAGCCCTTGACGCTTCTAAGGCTACTAACTTGCACGGAAAAGCCGAACAGATAGGAAATATCAGGTTTATAGGTCTGGGAGGCTCAAATCCCACCCCTTTCAATTCGCCCTTTGAGTTATCCGAAGAAGAAATTGAAAATGTCCTTGAAGGAATGGTCTGCTCTGCCGAAAATGACAAAGATTGCGGCACCATAGTACTTCTGACACATGCCCCGCCTTACGGTGCAAGGGATGAACTTCCTTTAGGACACGTGGGCAGCAAGGCTATCCAGAAATACCTTGACCGGGTTGACCTTATCGTCTGCGGGCACATCCATGAGGCAAAAGGTCTGGAGCAGGTTGGAAAGACTGTAGTGGTAAACCCTGGTGAAGCCTGTAAAGGTTCTTGCACACTGATAACTCTCGGAGAAAAGGAGGAAAACAAACCTATTGAGGTTGAATTTATAGAGGTGTAA
- a CDS encoding MgtC/SapB family protein: MTKLAIAFLIGIMVGIEREHRGTEHEIFAGVRTYSITCITGMLAAFVSESKGPGFVYVAALFFGAICCIITYSKIFLFKRIGVTSPISLFFIFVMGVLVGYDYGLFAIISSIVVAFLLIQKQPLHQFAGNLTKDELYNAVQFLAVTFILYPVVPDREFYGVINFRSAILIVILVSLISFLSYVLLRKFGTKRGICYSGFVGGFVNSEATTAALAGISKRVDEMADPVLTGILLCNISMLIRNLVLALIVDPTGQTTLRMLPPQAVVILASVAIVLRYDKKFCPVDGGELKIESPFSLGQAFKFGFAFTVILIVGSFAYKVAGTAGIYVTALGALVSSSGVIVSVTLLAVSGNISYATAANTAVLASLISTINKILLSKISGSPNLFALAKRTFGIITVLGILALLLWNLV; encoded by the coding sequence ATGACAAAACTTGCTATAGCCTTTTTGATAGGGATAATGGTAGGTATAGAAAGGGAACATAGAGGCACTGAACATGAAATTTTTGCCGGGGTGAGAACCTACAGCATAACCTGTATAACAGGTATGTTAGCTGCTTTCGTAAGTGAGTCAAAAGGGCCGGGTTTTGTCTATGTAGCTGCGCTCTTTTTCGGAGCAATCTGCTGCATAATCACCTATTCCAAGATATTCCTCTTTAAACGGATAGGAGTCACTAGTCCTATCAGTCTTTTTTTCATTTTCGTTATGGGAGTACTTGTTGGCTATGATTATGGCCTGTTTGCTATTATTTCTTCAATAGTTGTGGCTTTTCTTCTAATCCAGAAACAGCCTCTTCACCAGTTTGCAGGAAACCTGACTAAGGATGAACTCTATAATGCCGTACAGTTTCTGGCCGTGACTTTTATACTGTATCCAGTGGTGCCGGATAGGGAGTTTTACGGAGTTATAAATTTCAGGTCTGCAATACTTATTGTAATTCTTGTTTCTCTTATCAGTTTTTTAAGTTATGTGCTCCTGAGAAAGTTCGGCACAAAGCGGGGAATCTGTTATTCAGGCTTTGTAGGAGGCTTTGTGAACAGTGAGGCAACAACAGCCGCGCTTGCAGGTATCTCAAAACGAGTGGATGAAATGGCTGATCCTGTGCTTACCGGAATCCTGCTCTGTAATATTTCCATGCTCATCCGGAATCTTGTATTAGCCCTGATTGTTGACCCGACTGGCCAGACAACTCTTCGTATGCTTCCTCCCCAGGCAGTGGTCATCCTTGCTTCCGTAGCAATAGTTCTCAGGTATGACAAAAAATTCTGTCCAGTAGATGGAGGAGAACTTAAAATTGAATCCCCTTTCTCACTTGGACAGGCGTTTAAATTCGGCTTTGCTTTTACCGTCATTCTGATAGTAGGAAGCTTTGCCTATAAAGTCGCAGGAACTGCCGGCATTTACGTCACTGCCCTCGGCGCTCTTGTTAGCAGTTCGGGAGTGATTGTTTCGGTAACCTTACTTGCAGTAAGTGGAAATATTTCTTATGCAACCGCGGCGAACACTGCAGTGCTTGCAAGCCTGATTAGCACGATTAACAAGATCCTGCTTTCGAAAATCTCCGGTTCTCCCAACCTTTTTGCTCTTGCAAAGAGGACTTTCGGGATAATTACAGTTTTAGGGATCCTTGCTTTACTTTTATGGAACTTAGTGTGA
- a CDS encoding cell surface lipoprotein, translating into MATKKIILLLIALSVIISGCLSSEEEKKNGEEDREAGGSSGGSQRQREVRTPVGMQEETWTPEETETEGETWTTEKTETQEEFETPAEMGTQVELDTLEKAEISGIPNKPEMEQTEVWNGKGGQNGAIQPGGTVPTSHLVRLKNYLMVPSSLKINIGDTVVWRNYQESSVLTLTSQEHLFEDKRLAYGNALEYTFNEPGSYNFSAKGYPKMQTTITVK; encoded by the coding sequence TTGGCAACAAAAAAAATAATTTTACTCCTGATAGCCCTGTCAGTAATAATATCAGGCTGCTTGAGCTCGGAAGAGGAGAAGAAGAATGGGGAAGAAGACCGGGAGGCAGGCGGCAGTTCAGGAGGCTCGCAAAGACAAAGAGAAGTAAGAACACCTGTAGGAATGCAGGAAGAAACGTGGACTCCAGAAGAGACGGAAACTGAAGGGGAAACGTGGACAACGGAAAAAACGGAAACACAGGAAGAGTTTGAAACACCGGCAGAAATGGGAACACAGGTAGAATTGGACACTCTAGAAAAAGCAGAAATTTCTGGAATACCTAATAAGCCCGAGATGGAGCAAACAGAAGTCTGGAATGGGAAAGGGGGGCAAAATGGAGCCATCCAGCCTGGCGGAACCGTACCGACGTCACACCTTGTGAGGCTTAAGAATTATCTTATGGTTCCTTCAAGCCTGAAAATTAATATCGGAGATACGGTTGTTTGGAGAAATTACCAGGAGTCCAGTGTTCTTACCCTGACCAGCCAGGAGCACCTTTTCGAGGATAAAAGGCTCGCATATGGAAATGCTCTGGAGTATACGTTCAATGAGCCAGGAAGCTACAATTTCAGTGCAAAAGGATATCCGAAAATGCAGACGACCATCACTGTAAAATAA
- a CDS encoding tRNA (guanine(10)-N(2))-dimethyltransferase yields the protein MIYKTIVEGTTKVSVPVPPPDATFPPSAAPVFYNPEMELNRDINVAATAAFVERLLAKKELLREEVRYVDAFSASGIRGLRIAGEVGIHATMNDWSPEAFELIKENSKINGLEENTLATRKSANVLLHEQKYHIVDIDPFGTPAPFLDAASASVRGMLSVTATDTAPLCGAHLKAGIRKYASVPLNTEYHSEMGLRVLLGACARELAKHEKGMLPLLSHVTRHYVRTYLEVLPGTKQTDRTLKSMGFSIHCPKCGFRGPVYGLAVHIEKECPVCGSFTQIAGPLWLGPFREQAFCDEVISELEMHPLNTKDKAKKIITFCRDELDIPMFYDQHVICKELGASATGIEILIEALKAHGFEASRTHFSGTSFRTDAPITEIKEIIRALSW from the coding sequence ATGATATATAAAACTATAGTCGAAGGCACAACAAAGGTTTCAGTTCCGGTACCGCCTCCGGATGCAACCTTCCCTCCCTCGGCAGCTCCGGTTTTTTACAATCCGGAGATGGAGCTTAACCGCGATATTAATGTTGCAGCTACGGCTGCATTTGTGGAAAGGCTTCTTGCGAAAAAAGAGCTTCTCAGGGAAGAAGTCCGTTATGTGGACGCTTTTTCAGCGTCAGGGATAAGAGGGCTTCGGATTGCAGGCGAAGTAGGGATCCATGCGACTATGAATGACTGGAGTCCTGAAGCTTTTGAACTTATAAAGGAAAATAGCAAAATTAACGGTCTTGAAGAAAATACCCTGGCTACCCGCAAGAGTGCAAATGTACTGCTTCACGAGCAAAAATACCATATTGTGGACATTGACCCTTTTGGCACTCCTGCGCCCTTCCTGGACGCAGCATCGGCCTCGGTCAGGGGTATGCTGTCGGTTACAGCAACGGATACGGCTCCCTTATGCGGGGCCCACCTGAAAGCCGGGATACGGAAATATGCATCTGTACCTCTTAACACGGAATATCACAGTGAAATGGGACTTCGAGTTCTCCTGGGAGCCTGTGCCAGAGAGCTTGCAAAGCATGAAAAAGGAATGTTGCCCTTGCTTTCCCATGTGACGCGCCACTATGTTCGCACATATCTCGAGGTTCTTCCTGGAACAAAACAGACTGACCGAACTCTAAAGTCAATGGGCTTTAGCATTCATTGTCCAAAATGCGGGTTTCGAGGGCCTGTATACGGACTTGCAGTACATATCGAAAAAGAATGCCCTGTTTGTGGGTCTTTCACACAAATTGCAGGCCCTCTATGGCTTGGGCCATTCAGGGAACAGGCATTCTGTGATGAGGTTATTTCCGAACTTGAAATGCATCCTCTAAACACAAAGGATAAAGCAAAAAAAATAATTACTTTCTGCAGGGACGAACTCGATATACCGATGTTCTATGACCAGCATGTGATCTGTAAAGAACTTGGAGCTTCTGCAACCGGAATAGAAATCTTGATAGAGGCCCTTAAGGCCCACGGATTTGAAGCATCAAGGACTCATTTCAGCGGTACTTCATTCAGAACCGATGCGCCTATTACAGAAATTAAGGAAATAATCAGGGCACTTTCATGGTGA
- a CDS encoding MarR family winged helix-turn-helix transcriptional regulator, whose protein sequence is MSDENPEKLFLQEKPTRALLFIGSMGKTYASVISKEIDSTFAHTTRILAKMEQCGLIRFTFEGRIKFVELTEYGREVEAALKDFKDLIEEKPLKDKKEESRDTGPEREETAEKEGAKEPEQAEELDPLSTEIYEKIQKLRNKIESIHKDAVEQGDSKDTISRKLGPYSRDIKKLQNQIERAESPINETVISALEESEKLLEAYLRS, encoded by the coding sequence ATGTCCGACGAAAATCCAGAAAAGTTGTTTTTGCAGGAAAAACCCACTCGTGCGCTACTGTTTATAGGCTCAATGGGGAAAACCTATGCGTCTGTTATTTCTAAAGAGATAGACTCCACCTTTGCTCATACAACAAGGATCCTCGCGAAAATGGAACAGTGCGGACTTATACGATTCACATTTGAGGGGCGGATAAAGTTTGTCGAACTGACAGAATATGGAAGAGAGGTCGAAGCTGCTCTTAAAGATTTCAAGGATTTAATAGAAGAGAAGCCTTTGAAGGATAAGAAAGAGGAGTCCCGAGATACAGGTCCTGAAAGGGAAGAAACTGCAGAAAAGGAAGGCGCTAAAGAACCTGAACAGGCAGAAGAGCTTGACCCTCTGAGTACTGAAATTTATGAGAAAATTCAAAAACTCAGGAACAAAATCGAAAGTATCCATAAGGATGCAGTAGAGCAGGGAGATAGTAAGGATACGATTTCCCGGAAACTTGGCCCTTATAGTCGGGACATTAAAAAACTCCAGAACCAGATTGAAAGGGCAGAAAGCCCCATTAATGAGACTGTGATCTCAGCCCTGGAAGAAAGTGAAAAGCTTCTGGAAGCTTACCTCAGGAGCTGA
- a CDS encoding DUF2110 family protein, translated as MIKIVTLQHIYGKNRERMAGLLKTLVENELKDLEVKFEISITPENWTEFTLEGEDEEVSANLLTSRYGTPAKKAEPGKIYMGFLQAFGEEAFLVNIGVPVKVETEELKALGSGKPKQLASRFGLIPHLPVEIEIIEANKNLKARFTKKQLDIWWSWIKAATDRVTVNGATRSEIKSAIKKTGHGRDIYEIERLGLLEHAIVCREKTDGPGIVAAIGPRLKSEMGVVIGTAH; from the coding sequence ATGATAAAAATTGTAACCCTCCAGCATATTTACGGAAAGAACCGGGAAAGGATGGCTGGACTTTTGAAAACTCTTGTTGAGAATGAATTAAAAGACCTTGAAGTAAAATTTGAGATTTCTATTACCCCTGAAAACTGGACAGAGTTCACCCTTGAAGGCGAGGATGAGGAAGTGTCTGCGAATCTGCTGACTTCAAGATACGGGACGCCTGCAAAAAAAGCTGAACCCGGAAAGATTTACATGGGTTTTCTTCAGGCCTTCGGAGAGGAAGCTTTTCTGGTCAATATTGGGGTGCCTGTAAAAGTTGAAACCGAGGAACTGAAAGCTCTGGGCAGCGGAAAGCCAAAACAGCTTGCTTCTAGATTCGGCCTTATTCCCCATTTGCCGGTTGAGATTGAGATTATTGAAGCTAATAAGAATTTAAAAGCCCGCTTCACCAAAAAGCAGCTTGATATCTGGTGGAGCTGGATAAAGGCAGCTACTGATAGGGTAACTGTTAATGGGGCAACCCGCTCAGAAATCAAAAGTGCAATTAAAAAAACAGGCCATGGAAGGGACATTTACGAAATTGAGCGCCTGGGGCTGTTGGAACATGCAATCGTGTGCCGGGAAAAAACCGATGGGCCTGGTATAGTTGCAGCAATAGGACCTCGTCTGAAATCCGAGATGGGAGTCGTAATCGGGACTGCTCACTGA
- a CDS encoding V4R domain-containing protein: MAKPETKTEFFYNDKGLVAIGSPVKLQILNLLREEPRSFDEIVKFTAKAKSTISVHLNNLRSCELVEENFDPGDRRRKIYYLTSRYMGCSQEPFIENYRSLLDKVPSCGNDRFCFTEILLHALYFGFEAYGIDNTPVVKMIGNDLGRSISPIFESETPEELLREIGNFLEFQGKCRVTVLVDIPALQVEDNFKARSIPVIGKPFCTLTEGIIEGILNGKLEKEYRVTETECYGSGHEHCLFKITI; the protein is encoded by the coding sequence ATGGCAAAACCTGAGACTAAAACAGAATTTTTTTACAATGACAAGGGACTGGTAGCAATAGGCAGTCCTGTTAAACTCCAGATCCTTAATTTGCTCAGGGAAGAACCCAGGTCGTTTGATGAAATCGTAAAATTTACAGCAAAAGCCAAATCAACTATTTCCGTACACCTTAACAATCTAAGGTCATGCGAGCTTGTGGAAGAAAACTTTGACCCAGGAGATCGCCGCCGAAAGATTTATTATCTCACTTCCCGCTACATGGGCTGTTCTCAGGAGCCTTTTATTGAGAATTACAGAAGTTTACTGGACAAGGTTCCTTCATGCGGAAACGACAGGTTCTGTTTCACAGAAATCCTGCTCCATGCGCTTTACTTTGGCTTTGAAGCATATGGGATTGATAATACCCCTGTTGTAAAAATGATAGGAAACGATCTAGGAAGGTCTATTTCTCCCATTTTTGAATCCGAAACGCCTGAAGAACTCCTGAGGGAAATCGGGAATTTTCTGGAATTCCAGGGGAAATGCAGGGTTACCGTACTTGTGGACATCCCTGCTCTCCAGGTTGAAGATAATTTCAAAGCCAGATCAATACCTGTAATCGGAAAACCCTTTTGCACCTTAACAGAAGGCATTATTGAAGGAATTCTTAACGGAAAGCTCGAGAAGGAGTACAGAGTTACCGAAACCGAATGTTACGGATCAGGGCATGAACACTGCCTTTTTAAGATAACAATATAA
- a CDS encoding PspA/IM30 family protein, with translation MGLFKRMETVLKSKMNTVLNRMEDPRETLDYSYEKQLELLQNVKRGVAEVTSSKKRLQLQRAKLVQNIDKLERQAKDAVAADREDLARLALERKAALAQQVEGIDREIAELEKQQEKLIASEKRLSTKVEIFRTRKESVKAQYSAAEAQVKINESVTGISEEMADVGLALERAENKTEEMKARAEAIDELMEAGTLEDLTGGRDEIDRELSKISAQSNVESELARLKAESGKGSEKAKTGEEGTEERKEV, from the coding sequence ATGGGATTATTCAAAAGGATGGAGACAGTATTAAAATCGAAGATGAATACAGTGCTTAACAGGATGGAAGACCCACGGGAAACGCTGGACTATTCCTATGAGAAGCAGCTCGAACTTCTCCAGAACGTAAAGAGAGGAGTTGCGGAAGTTACAAGCTCAAAAAAGCGCCTCCAGCTCCAGCGTGCAAAACTGGTTCAAAATATAGACAAGCTTGAAAGGCAGGCAAAAGATGCAGTTGCCGCTGACCGTGAGGATCTCGCAAGGCTGGCCCTAGAGAGAAAAGCAGCCCTTGCACAGCAGGTCGAAGGGATCGATAGGGAAATTGCAGAGCTTGAGAAGCAGCAAGAAAAATTGATAGCTTCGGAAAAGCGCCTTTCAACGAAAGTGGAGATTTTCAGGACTCGAAAAGAGTCGGTTAAAGCTCAGTATTCAGCTGCTGAGGCCCAGGTGAAAATAAACGAATCTGTTACCGGTATCAGCGAAGAAATGGCAGATGTAGGCCTTGCGCTCGAAAGGGCCGAAAATAAAACCGAAGAAATGAAAGCGCGGGCTGAGGCGATTGACGAACTTATGGAAGCTGGCACACTCGAAGACCTTACAGGCGGCAGGGACGAAATTGATAGGGAACTTTCAAAAATCAGTGCCCAGAGTAATGTAGAATCCGAACTCGCTAGGCTTAAGGCCGAGTCTGGAAAAGGGTCTGAAAAAGCGAAAACCGGAGAAGAAGGCACGGAAGAACGAAAGGAGGTCTGA
- a CDS encoding universal stress protein: MLIATDGSENAEKATSYGMNLAKMACAEVHALYVISTQHALATRTVKGWSEGLEEYLKNQGKAAIGDVEKMGEKTGVKVKPVFLKGIPTDEILEYAQENNIDLIVMGTHGLTGIKKFLIGSVAEKVVRHSRIPVMVIR, encoded by the coding sequence ATTCTGATTGCAACCGACGGCTCGGAAAATGCAGAAAAAGCAACTTCTTATGGAATGAATCTTGCAAAGATGGCTTGTGCTGAAGTGCATGCCCTTTATGTAATTTCAACTCAGCATGCATTAGCTACGCGAACAGTTAAAGGTTGGAGCGAAGGACTGGAAGAATATCTTAAGAATCAAGGAAAAGCTGCAATTGGCGATGTGGAAAAAATGGGAGAAAAAACCGGGGTTAAAGTCAAGCCCGTATTCCTGAAAGGCATTCCTACTGATGAGATCCTTGAATATGCCCAGGAAAACAATATTGACCTTATAGTAATGGGCACACATGGTCTTACAGGTATCAAAAAATTCCTAATTGGCAGTGTTGCAGAAAAGGTCGTAAGGCATTCAAGGATTCCAGTAATGGTTATTCGGTGA